The genomic interval AGTCCGACGACTCCGGGCCGGGGATCGTCTATCTGCTCGACGAACCGGATGTGGTGCGGCGGAAGGTCATGCGGGCCGTGACCGACAGCGGGACGGACGTCGTGTACGACCGGGAGGACCGGCCCGGGCCGGCGAACCTGTTGGAGATCCTCGCGTCCTGCACGGGTGGGAACCCATCGGAGCTGAGCGGTGTATATGAGTCGTACGGCGCCTTGAAGAAGGACACCGCCGAGGCCGTGGTCGAGGTCCTGAGGCCCGTACAGGAGAGGCACAAGGAGTTGTGCGCGGATCCTGGCTATGTGGAGGGGGTGCTGCGGGATGGCGCGGAGAGGGCTCGGGCGATGGCGCGGCCGACCGTGGATGCCGCTTATCGCGCGATCGGGCTGCTTCCGGCCTCGGTCGATACCGGCGCGGTCGACAGCGGTGTCGTGATGAACGCCGCCACGTAGGACTGGTCCGCCCTGACGGGCGGTGGCGAGGCGCGATGCGCAGCGCCCGGCACATCGCGCCTCGCTGCCGGCGTCAGTCCTTCTTGCCGGAGGCCAGTGCGCGGCTGCGGTCGCGGGCGGCTTCGAGGGCGGCGATGAGGGCCGCTCGTACGCCGTGGTTCTCGAGTTCGCGGATGGCGTTGATGGTGGTGCCCGCGGGGGACGTGACGTTCTCGCGGAGCTTCACCGGGTGTTCGCCGCTGTCGCGGAGCATCGTGGCGGCGCCGATCGCGGACTGGACGATCAGGTCGTGGGCCTTGTCGCGGGGCAGGCCGAGCAGGATGCCCGCGTCGGTCATGGCTTCGACCAGGTAGAAGAAGTACGCCGGTCCGGAGCCGGAGAGGGCGGTGCAGGCGTCCTGCTGGGACTCGGGGACGCGGAGGGTCTTGCCGACGGCGCCGAAGATCTCCTCGGTGTGGGCGAGGTGGTCGGCGGTGGCGTGGGTGCCGGCGGAGATGACCGACATGGCCTCGTCGACCAGGGCGGGTGTGTTGGTCATGACGCGGACGACCGGGGTGCCGGTGGCGAGGCGCTCCTCGAAGAAGGAGGTGGGGATGCCGGCGGCACCGCTGATGACCAGGCGGTCGGCCGGGACGTGCGGGGCGAGTTCGTCGAGGAGGGTGCCCATGTCCTGCGGTTTGACCGTGAGGATCAGGGTGTCGGCGGACTTGGCGGCCTCCGGGTTGGTGACCGGGGTGACGCCGTAGCGGCTGCGGAGTTCCTCGGCTCGCTCGGGGCGGCGGGCGGTGACCAGGAGGTCGGCCGGGGCCCAGCCGGCGCGGATCATTCCGCTGAGCAGGGCTTCGCCGATCTTGCCGGTGCCGAGGACTGCGACTTTCTGGCTCATGCGGTTCAGTCTGGCACCGGGCCGGGACGGGCAGGGTGGGTGTCCGGTGGGCGGGACATGGGGGTGATGGCTGTTCTTGGGCGGTCCTATGCCGTCCTGCGCCTCAGTGTCGCCGCTCCCAGGCCCAGGACGAGCAGTGCGCAGCCCGCCACGATCAGTGCGTCGCGGACGAAGGTCGCTGTCATGTCCGTGTGCCTGAGGACCTCGTTCATGCCGTCGACGGCGTAGGACATCGGCAGGACGTCGGAGAGGGTCTCCAGGACGGGGTGCATGTTGTCGCGGGGGGTGAAGAGACCGCAGAGGAGGAGTTGGGGGAAGATCACGGCCGGCATGAACTGGACGGCCTGGAATTCGGAGGCCGCGAAGGCCGAGACGAACAGGCCGAGGGCGGTGCCGAGCAGGGCGTCGAGCAGGGCGACCAGCAGCAGGAGCCAGGGGCTGCCGGTGACGTCGAGGCCGAGGGTCCAGACGGCGAGGCCGGTGGCGAGGGCGGACTGGATGATCGCGAGGGTGCCGAAG from Streptomyces sp. CC0208 carries:
- the proC gene encoding pyrroline-5-carboxylate reductase → MSQKVAVLGTGKIGEALLSGMIRAGWAPADLLVTARRPERAEELRSRYGVTPVTNPEAAKSADTLILTVKPQDMGTLLDELAPHVPADRLVISGAAGIPTSFFEERLATGTPVVRVMTNTPALVDEAMSVISAGTHATADHLAHTEEIFGAVGKTLRVPESQQDACTALSGSGPAYFFYLVEAMTDAGILLGLPRDKAHDLIVQSAIGAATMLRDSGEHPVKLRENVTSPAGTTINAIRELENHGVRAALIAALEAARDRSRALASGKKD
- a CDS encoding ABC transporter permease — translated: MSTTTTPRLAPAPTSALSLSRTTATATRVLRQLRHDPRTIAMMILIPCVMLFLLRYVFDGSPRTFDSIGASLLGIFPLITMFLVTSIATLRERTSGTLERLLAMPLGKGDLIAGYALAFGTLAIIQSALATGLAVWTLGLDVTGSPWLLLLVALLDALLGTALGLFVSAFAASEFQAVQFMPAVIFPQLLLCGLFTPRDNMHPVLETLSDVLPMSYAVDGMNEVLRHTDMTATFVRDALIVAGCALLVLGLGAATLRRRTA